One window of the Anopheles cruzii chromosome 2, idAnoCruzAS_RS32_06, whole genome shotgun sequence genome contains the following:
- the LOC128266923 gene encoding ovochymase-2-like, protein MWQFSRSQLVCFGVAVSLVRGQVDVGLECGVRSSGTRVWPFHVGLQQAVGEEWHYFCGATIVSVWFVVGSAHCVQGRPVGQVSVRYGTYNLSSPDQGGRIIVAQILPHPDYRAPDFSNDIALLELRDPLPFGKLAQPACLWPTVEEQLEGIWGTSVGWGIGPGNVYTPVLEVANVTVCPKRRCLELFTAKLFEANQFFCAVTPVCSGSGGSGFYVNIDGRYYLQGITTFGTVAKGIYRCGINTLTSLLNAAKYTDWIDRTITDARSNNKV, encoded by the exons ATGTGGCAGTTCTCACGGAGCCAACTGGTGTGCTTCGGTGTGGCGGTGTCCCTGGTACGTGGGCAGGTTGACGTCGGACTCGAGTGTGGAGTGCGCAGCTCGGGGACGAGAGTTTGGCCATTTCACGTCGGGTTGCAGCAAGCGGTAGGCGAAGAATGGCACTACTTTTGTGGGGCCACGATTGTCAGCGTATGGTTTGTGGTTGGTTCAGCCCACTGCGTCCAGGGGCGTCCGGTGGGGCAAGTGTCGGTGCGCTACGGTACCTACAACCTGAGCAGCCCCGACCAGGGAGGTCGCATTATTGTGGCGCAGATCTTGCCACATCCGGACTACCGTGCGCCAGATTTCAGCAACGACATAGCGTTGCTTGAGCTACGGGATCCGCTACCGTTCGGTAAACTGGCCCAACCGGCCTGCCTTTGGCCAACTGTCGAGGAGCAGCTGGAAGGAATCTGGGGTACCAGCGTAGGGTGGGGCATTGGACCAGGCAATGTCTACACGCCGGTGCTCGAAGTGGCCAACGTTACGGTGTGCCCAAAGCGAAGGTGTCTCGAACTGTTCACGGCCAAGCTGTTCGAAGCGAATCAGTTTTTTTGTGCCG TTACTCCGGTGTGCAGCGGAAGCGGAGGCAGTGGATTCTACGTCAACATCGATGGCCGCTATTATTTACAAGGCATCACCACGTTCGGCACAGTGGCGAAGGGAATATATCGGTGCGGTATCAACACCTTGACCAGTTTGCTGAATGCAGCCAAGTACACAGATTGGATCGACCGAACCATTACCGATGCAAGGTCTAATAACAAGGTCTAG